A DNA window from Citrobacter tructae contains the following coding sequences:
- a CDS encoding colicin E1 family microcin immunity protein: MNSGITLKYYLKNSVWSVIVIGVFLYSWINDPNNNLTFQLLLAIFINSLLFPFSKYIIQRSVLLFSKKEFWQRDFFINPTGGSLVVLFEFFCFILAIPVCLFFLIIKTVKTLSKS; this comes from the coding sequence ATGAATTCAGGAATAACACTCAAGTACTATCTTAAAAATAGTGTATGGAGCGTAATAGTCATTGGTGTTTTTTTATACTCCTGGATAAACGACCCTAACAATAATCTGACTTTCCAACTGCTCCTGGCAATATTTATTAATTCGCTACTATTCCCTTTCTCTAAATACATCATTCAAAGAAGTGTCCTTTTGTTTTCAAAGAAAGAATTTTGGCAGAGAGACTTTTTTATCAATCCAACAGGTGGTAGTTTAGTCGTTCTTTTTGAATTTTTCTGCTTTATACTGGCAATTCCAGTTTGTTTATTTTTTTTAATTATTAAAACTGTAAAAACCCTCTCAAAATCATGA